The Cannabis sativa cultivar Pink pepper isolate KNU-18-1 chromosome 8, ASM2916894v1, whole genome shotgun sequence genomic interval ctaactttaaagtttgtttgttaatggtgtagacatgGCGAACTCGGAATCAGGATCTGATTCGGGCACTATAAATGAGTGTCCAACcacaatacctacacgagggccgacgcaaatgaatgaaatatccaaactaatggatcagggcaaaagagtggccctcgaggttaatgacaaaggtcaatactgtggaaaaagctatgcgaagctcgtatccactctaggagtcagatgtcggcagacaatagggttggcctataaaaactggaaagaagtcaacccgactctgaaaaataaagtttggaaagacatACAGGTAAGctgttatttgttagaattttgatttgtttttctattacttcaaatgttgactctaaccgtgtttgttttccttcaaaatagacggggttcattgtgccggactccttcaaacatgattgtctcatcctagctgggaagttaatgaaagacttcaagaataggatgacaaaagacatcataatgcccgctttgaaagagaatgatctgggacgactggcacaagtccctgaaaagtaccccgagatcgacgctgctgattggtgcaaatttgttgaaagtcgactaactcctgaatttctggtacgctaattatattaacactaagataaactcttaaatacaagtacatgtatctaatgtatttttttggcattgtaggaattgagtaaggtgcaacgtgaacgttcctcaaaaattcaatccagacatcgaagtggtcggagtggaatggtgaacgtacgagaagctgtggtaagtaatgcttaaaatttaatgtgctataatgtgctatacaatttaattggtactcatttcattgttataacgttatgtagaaaaaggacctcgaagttgcagatcccccccgccaccgtgtttggattaaatctcgcaccaagagtagaaaacttgtcactgattacgacaaggaaattgcagagaagatagtaagtatatattaatccttaattgagttctactcatgagttagtgtatataattcatatactaattgcttgaatatatgcgtgcattaggctcaattacaggagaagcttagtcagggacaaattcaggtccaaagccaaaacgatatcctgacgcaggcgcttgggacaccagagcatcctggacgtgtcagggctgctgggtatgctattacttgaaatgttatttatttagttacacaaataaaatcgttgctaatttgcattttatgatttgtaggttcctgaccagggcatctcaactgttcggcaggaagaaaagggaagtgtctgatgttgtggctcggcaagcgaaggagattgaaaaattaaaagccgaagtccaatcccttaagcagaagagaaacgctgccgaacaagaggaagaaggagaggtggctggtgaggcgtatgttccacaaccatacgctcctcaggatgaggtacaaccacaaacttatgctgaagagtttatttccctcaacgaccaaggtatcctgcacaatttcgatgaccatgcggcccttaatcagcaagtacatctctgctctgacaacatcgacaacattgtggcccgcgggtatttgtacgagcatgttgGTATAATCCAAGTTCACTGCCAGaactacgatgattcacatgcctggattatggtttcggaaatcctgcaagaggacgctgaaatcccagtcccaattgaagagtgcagatatgttagggacgtataccagatgttccttccttgacctaaacacttaattctaacaaccgaggtaacttctcaacttaaattaattattaatgattagtggagtttgaatatcttcaataatcatccgtagtgaagtaggttctgcgaatatatgtgctgcggtgggatggatgaacaaactactgttatatatgtgttatttgtcgttatacagccatgttcaaaaaattttgggtcattcaattacaaccgttatgctgccgaaatttcggtagaatttggataaaatttgatatatacatatatatattatgttctgtttttTTTAGGGTCCtctcgctcaaccgccctcaagacgtgatgcgtcaaaggggaaagctccgatgctttctccacaaggccgtggtgcacgggaagatgacttgttcacagaagagaagatggcgttgatccctaattcgctaaaatagatgattcatgaattcctgAGGCTCAAAGaaaaacgtgatataatcacaattcctgtcccccgaggattcattgcaccgcgtacccagatcacgttatctggagaggatttgcaacaggttgctacgtgtgactacatcggcaaccagggaatgctgtttggaatgatgtatactcttctttaatctaattaaccttatatcaaattatagttaaattattataagacactaacactttttttggcaggcacatatgggagagcatcaacggtctaagaaaaattttcaagttttacgacccagagcttctcatagtgcatgggatcaacgatgaagaaaagagtcagtcttttgacgatgcggcaagacgattggctaattggttatcattaatgaacaacaaccaccaaatgttctttattccttggaatatcgggtaaactttattaaattctttagtgctaattgttcatttctatattatgtcttcaaattatttttatgctatcttacttatattccaatataattttcttggatgcattggacgctagtggtggttacgccaaggaaaattatcTATTTAAACCCTTTAAgtggccgcccaattcccgaagtaATAGAACAAATcatcggaaggtaataatttaatgacttcttatgtaacgaatttaaattaactaacgaattgaaatgctaatataattttccaaaacagggcattcatgtatatagagaacgcacatgagtatcttggcaaggaattaaccaagcaaactgtccaagacaacctaaaagccaagaatgcggtttttatgttttgaaatatatcactgacatcgtcgcacgtgccaaccccagccgttacatacaagatcaaaaagctgtaagttttaattattgattatagtatataaattctataataacaaatatataatatacatatacataaactaatataaatttttaatttttttaacagtttgggggtaagaagcaatacgatccaaaaacagaattgttaccactacagcgaaagtggatcgaacaattgatggcggtgattcacggtgacgattgaggttgaaaggtccaagaatttttcttcattatgtaatttttatagattaacttgtagttagatttattaacttattaatatttttaactaattttacattagtgtttgtgtaatatttaattacttttatgaaattaaattatgtattttacccaaatttaaataatatttaatttacattttaaaaaataaatatgtaatttaaattaaataaataatatataaattaataaatatataattaaaattatataattaaattaaaaaaaataaaaaaactgaaattcgcgtacctatggcgtcggttgctacgccacatatggcgtcggttattggctaggaaccgacgccataggggtacctatggcgtcggttcctagccaataaccgacaccataggggtacatatggcgtcggttcatataaaccctttagcgtcgccctgatcagcgtcggtagcgaattttgcaaaaaccgacgctgaaagaGCTTAAAAACTGTCTCTAAAAGggatttttgtagtagtgacacCACTCTACTATATATGATTTTCTTATTAGAGTATGTTTTATTTACGGTATGGGGTTATAGCCTTGTCTTGTGGATCGGTGGTGCTAATTCATTTGGCTCATGTCGCTTTCGCTTAGCCAGTATGGCTCCCTATATCTATAGCCAGATCTAGAGGTTCCTCATATTGTTATTGGCTCTATGTCATGGGATTCGATAATTCATTAGATCATTCTAGTCATGGTTGGTCGtgctattttcttttattcttgtTAGAATAATAGAGTTGCTATTGCCCAAAATTTTTGGGATTGATAGGTTTGATTTTGTCATTAGTTCATTTGGCCGTTGAAAAGTTAGTATTTTTTACACTTTTAATTTGATGTTTCATAGTTGATATTTTAGTTGTCTTTTTGTTGAAGATGTTATTAgggtttcttttttatttttattgtaaacgGTTTGATTAAGCTATCATTGTTGAGTTCGCTCTATGAGCAATATCgttatgtaataatttttatccAATTTACCTATTAATTATtgaatatttctttttctttaaaaaatatataaataagtatAACATTCAAAAACAATGCATCGTTaatagaaggaaaaaaaaaatcaaatttctctTACTAAATAATCTACAAATATAAGTTGACAATATCTCAAATCTCAAGTAAGATCAGTGAGATAAATCAATTCATTTTGAGATCCAAGACATCTAAATTAAGGTCAATACCTATTGGTTCCCGACGTACACTTTTACACAGTATATATATGAGAACAAGAATCATTACCAACAAAATCAACTAATTTGCttacttaatataaatatatttggtCTCGCCACTGTAAAATAAAAAGTAGTGATCTCCATTCATTTAGTAATACGATACAAAATTCCCATTCAAATTGTTTGCTCTCGTCACGTAAGTTTTTTCCTGCATAACCAAAATGACCCCAAAAGTTATAAACGAACAAATGAGTATTAAAGCAAATGTTAAATGTTCTTTGTGTGGGATCTAATAAGGAATCAATTAAATTcatgtgaattaattttatttatttagaagaAAAATTACCTGTAAATGAATGTTATAGAAGACCCTTCCTCCAAATGACTCAAAAGAAGAAGCGTTTAGTACCGAAAAGCCATCTTCCTCCAGATCAACCAGAATATTGGACAATGGAGTTTGTTGAGCCTTAAATGAGGAAATTTGTAGTACTATTTCTCTATCATTAAGCCTATTGGCTGAAACATTACACAAAGATCTCCAACCTGATGAAGAGCTTTTCTTATGGCTTTCTTCATAAATATGCTCCACTCTCCTTGAAATTCTCAATAAAAGATGTTCCTTTTTCTGAATTAGTCCTTTCACTTGGTTTTGAAGCTCAGGTATGTACTTTATGGTTCTTGAAATTGTGGATGGATTActtagttttttctgaatcagcaTAATTAAGAGTAActcattattaaaaataataatactatGCAGACAGCTATTAGCTATAATGGTAAGTTGGGAGTCAACTTCTGTccctttaatttaataaattaggtCCTATCTAGCTAGCAACcgatattattaatttatgcaCATACAAATAGAAATAATTGGGTACATCTCTATCTAAAAACTCAATTAACTATTTTAGCATTTTGACCACTTGTTTAAAACTTTTCACTAAGTTGTCTAGAGTATATGAagtttttttgtaaattattatataaaattcatGAAATACGATTCACTTTCAAAATTAATGCGTTAATAAAActatatttaatttaacataagAATAAACAaggaaattttaaaataatatatataccattTGGTCAGCTGCCGGAAGAAGAGAGCGAAGAGAGGAATAAAGAGAGTTGATTTTCTTCCTACGGTCACGTTCACTAGCATTGTGACATAGCTTCTTAATGACCGTGGGATCATCACCGGTGACAGCTGTTGTGGACGGTGGAGATTGATTGAGCTCTGCTGTCTTCTCTTGTTGTTGTTGGTGGAGAAGAGATTGAATGTCGATATTATTGTGATCATAAAAGGAGAATGAATCTGCAAAGTGATCAACGGCTCTGCTATGATCTTCAAATAAAGCCATTGGATTAACGGCTGAGACTGAAGAAGCTCGCAATGCTAACATTATGATACAACTATATATAGTCTAAGACTAATTAGTATTATCAGTACTGTATTTGAGAAGATTGATTAATTTTATGGGGCAACTTAATACTTTCTTTTGCGTAGAGATGTTTGTATGTTGTGCTTGAgtagtatagtataaatattgaaatatatatacacacacaacaGTTACAGAATCACCTTCAGCTGTCACCTTCTACCTGAACATTTTCTAATAATTAGTAATATAGATatccatttaaataattaggattAGAATACtccaatttatatatatatttatattctccATACTCGTGGAGATTTTTTTGTTTGGCAAATTTACATACTCGTGGAGATGGTGACACATTTGAATATAAAAAAGGATATTGTGTATTTAGTAAgcgcataataaattattttaattaaacagTACtgatctttatttattttgcaGCAATAAtcacttttaaatttatttgattaGCAATATAAACTTCTACTACTCCGCGTATACGTAAGAGAGGTAGATGAATTtcctacaaaaaaaataaaaaataaaagttttcgagtttatttttatttttataatgtattattaattgtatcttataaacacacaatatatattatatatattctttaacaaaaatattaactaattaaattaatgattttgaAGAAATTAATGGACGAGAGTAGGTCTATTTCAttataaagaattttatattgatCAAATTAATTAGAAGGCTAACCCCTTGAATTTTTAAATCATGCATGtcccttgaatttttttttctgttaaaatctctcTTGAACTATTGACATTATTAGAATTAATTaggacttttttctaatttcattcaattttactaattcggTAATTGtctatgtactaaattatgctctccagactttgatatctatcaaatcaCGTTCtttaaactttgatatgtactcaATTATATTCCTTGAATTTTGATtcatattagattttatttactaacattaaacaaaaatccttaaatcaaCAATCTTACTAATTcagaggaatttttaacggtctTAAAAGTTTAAAGgatatgatttggtacatataaaagtttaacggttaaaaatcctaattaagaTTAGAATATCAAAAGTAAACTAAGAATATAATTCCCCATAATTTgggtacattttttttttgtccaaTGAATACATTACAAacctttaattttaaattttaattgatcTTTCCTACTACAAAAAGTATTATTTCCATCAGtctcattaaattaatttcttcgaGGACTGTCGCTAATAAAAGTAAGTGAGTGTTTACAACCGTTGACTATATTTGAATATTCTTGACAGTTTAAAACAGCTACCAAATTAAAACGGGACACTTTTAAAAGGGAATATATAGGCGACAGTTATAAAATATTGGCTATACTatacccgacggtttaaaactaTCGACTATAGTATAGCCGACATTTTATACTCGTCGTCTATTTCTTATTCTCGTgctatatgaaactcaaaaaatctcaaatttgatatttaattctttCTAGTCTTGGTCTCTCTGATTCCTCTCTCTCATTCTTCTCTTTCTCccttgttaattccatttttagcatatttaattgacaaaaatattttattattctttgtatattttggctggcatatattgatatggtttccctatttgtgtaaatctaaacttggaaggaaatgttgactagctttcctatttatggaaattgaggtaaaaatggtaagttttgattacacattgattctttgctaaccagctgttattctgatcttgtgtttagtttcccattttctaagatcaggtttcttgaagagaaaaccggagctagactttcattttctataaaaggaaagttgtagttactgcccacgattctgtaggtacagaaacggaaattcctggactgattgaagaattattttagggaagtttctagtgggttgaggtcttgttcagaccgaatgtaagctgtctatgagatgtatattcattataaatacatcctatagctgctaggttttgttatctctttcatacacttagaactatattcatatcttaaggaaagagtgtctttgttatgttaactcttttattcactttcatatcataagaaaagagtgtctttgatttgtagagaagagttgttctactcttactctgtttatttgttgtttgtattgtcttgagtctgtattcaagtctacaacgaagaagaacatcagtgcaccttcgggagaaggtatttacaagctttcgggagattgcttttgaagtcttgcatcgggatgatacaagcacacaacc includes:
- the LOC115701209 gene encoding transcription factor ORG2-like; amino-acid sequence: MLALRASSVSAVNPMALFEDHSRAVDHFADSFSFYDHNNIDIQSLLHQQQQEKTAELNQSPPSTTAVTGDDPTVIKKLCHNASERDRRKKINSLYSSLRSLLPAADQMKKLSNPSTISRTIKYIPELQNQVKGLIQKKEHLLLRISRRVEHIYEESHKKSSSSGWRSLCNVSANRLNDREIVLQISSFKAQQTPLSNILVDLEEDGFSVLNASSFESFGGRVFYNIHLQEKTYVTRANNLNGNFVSYY